One window of the Zea mays cultivar B73 chromosome 3, Zm-B73-REFERENCE-NAM-5.0, whole genome shotgun sequence genome contains the following:
- the LOC103651302 gene encoding ABC transporter B family member 5 isoform X1, with protein sequence MAGGARHGSEDDAETTTTNEGRRSSDHAAGATTNYSEHKQLVPFLDMLKYADRTDAALMAVGTVAAVANGMTEPLMTVVFAAVIECFGAGDDATILHRVSKVIMYYIYLGIGTAVSSFLQVSCWTVAGERQSTRLRSLYLEAVLRQDIAFFDVEMTTAEAASRMSADTVLIQDALGEKVGKYIQLLTTFVGGFIIGFIRGWMLALVMLACIPPSILSFATVSRLRAQISRKRQESYEDAGNIVEQTIGAIRTVVSFNGEKKAIAMYNNHIKKAYKATIMEGIITGLGVGSIFFVVFSSYSLAFWYGAKLIISKGYTGGQVINIVFAILVGSMAIGTASPSISAIAEGQSAAQRLFEIINRKPNIDINDTSGIVLEDIEGDVELKDVFFRYPARPEQLILDGLCLQVPSGTTMAIVGESGSGKSTVISMVERFYDPQAGEVLVDGVNIKSLQLQWLRGKISLVSQEPLLFMTSIKDNITYGKADATIEEIKRAAELANAATFIEKLPDAYETTVGQHGSQLSGGQKQRIAIARAILKNPKILLLDEATSALDVESERVVQEALNRIMVGRTTLIVAHRLSTIRSADCIAVVHQGKVVERGVHDKLIKDPDGAYSQLIRLQQAHATERHEVPDTDVSGSIYKSRSLPLEQSTGRDSPRNKGHHSFTKTTGLSKELNRQDFTDRQEDQEHGNSKAPKKAPIGRLFKLNKPEAPVLLLAAIVAFVHGLLFPSFSIMMSGGIRTFYYPPHQLRKDSRFWALTCLLFAVIALISIQLEYFLFGVAGGKLIQRVRSLSFQSIVHQEVAWFDEPSNSSGALGARLYIDALNIRRLVGDNLAILVQCIVTIAAGFSIAFASDWKLTLIVICVIPVMGSQNYIQVKFLKGFSEDAKVMYEDASQVVTEAIGSIQTVASFCAEKRVITSYIQKCQASMKHGIRSGMVGGLGFSLSNLIMYLTYALCFYVGALFVHEGKTTFKDVFRVYFALIFTAFGVSQTSATATDSTKAQESTISILTIIDRRSKINSTSDEGVIIEKVDGNIDFRHVSFKYPSRPDVQVLSNFTLAIPARKTVALVGESGSGKSTIISLLERFYDPDSGTISLDGTELKKLKLSWLRDQTGLVSQEPVLFNNTIRTNIAYGKQGEVREDEIVAAAKAANAHEFISSLPQGYSTIVGERGTQLSGGQKQRVAIARAILKDPKILLLDEATSALDAEGEHIVQDALDQVMVSRTTIVVAHRLSTIKGADMIVVMKDGEVAEKGKHEYLVGKGGVYASLVELHSKSA encoded by the exons AGGTGTCATGCTGGACGGTGGCTGGAGAAAGGCAGTCAACACGGTTGCGGTCATTATACCTTGAAGCTGTGCTGAGGCAAGACATTGCATTCTTTGACGTGGAGATGACAACTGCAGAAGCAGCCTCAAGAATGTCTGCGGACACTGTACTCATCCAAGACGCCCTCGGTGAGAAG GTAGGGAAGTACATACAGCTTTTGACAACCTTCGTCGGTGGCTTTATCATCGGATTCATTAGAGGCTGGATGCTGGCCCTTGTTATGCTCGCGTGCATACCTCCAAGCATTTTATCCTTTGCAACAGTCTCCCGGTTGCGAGCTCAAATATCTCGAAAGAGGCAAGAATCATATGAAGATGCAGGGAATATTGTCGAGCAAACCATTGGAGCAATAAGAACA GTTGTATCTTTCAATGGAGAGAAGAAAGCAATTGCAATGTACAACAATCACATAAAAAAGGCATACAAGGCTACAATCATGGAAGGGATCATCACTGGTCTTGGAGTAGGCTCCATATTTTTTGTTGTCTTCAGCAGTTACTCTCTAGCTTTCTGGTATGGTGCCAAGTTAATCATCAGCAAAGGATATACTGGAGGGCAGGTCATCAATATCGTATTTGCAATCTTAGTTGGCTCAAT GGCTATAGGTACTGCATCACCATCTATTTCTGCAATTGCAGAAGGGCAGTCTGCAGCACAAAGATTGTTTGAGATTATCAACAGAAAACCAAATATTGACATTAACGACACTTCCGGAATAGTATTAGAAGATATCGAGGGAGATGTTGAGCTCAAGGATGTGTTCTTTAGGTACCCTGCAAGGCCTGAGCAGTTGATACTTGATGGCCTGTGCCTGCAAGTACCTAGTGGTACTACAATGGCTATAGTTGGGGAGAGCGGAAGTGGTAAATCCACAGTGATTAGTATGGTGGAGAGATTTTATGACCCACAGGCTGGTGAAGTGTTGGTAGATGGAGTCAACATCAAAAGTCTGCAACTCCAATGGTTAAGAGGAAAGATAAGTCTTGTCAGCCAAGAACCATTGCTTTTTATGACCTCCATCAAGGATAACATAACCTATGGTAAAGCGGATGCTACAATTGAAGAGATCAAGAGAGCAGCTgagcttgcaaatgcagcaacctTCATTGAAAAGCTGCCTGAC GCATATGAGACAACGGTAGGTCAGCATGGTTCTCAGCTTTCTGGGGGGCAAAAGCAAAGGATTGCCATCGCAAGAGCAATCCTCAAAAATCCCAAAATTCTTCTTTTGGACGAAGCCACAAGTGCTTTAGATGTAGAGTCTGAAAGGGTAGTTCAAGAAGCACTAAATAGGATAATGGTAGGGAGAACTACACTCATTGTTGCTCACCGCTTGAGCACCATCAGGAGCGCAGACTGCATAGCAGTAGTTCATCAAGGGAAAGTAGTTGAACGAG GTGTCCATGACAAGCTAATTAAGGACCCTGATGGAGCTTATTCTCAGCTTATTAGGTTACAACAGGCACATGCTACAGAAAGGCATGAGGTTCCAGATACTGACGTGTCAGGTTCAATCTATAAAAGTAGAAGTTTACCTTTGGAACAATCAACAGGCAGAGATTCTCCCAGGAACAAAGGACATCATTCCTTCACAAAAACCACTGGGCTGTCTAAAGAATTGAACAGGCAAGATTTTACAGACAGACAGGAAGACCAGGAACATGGTAATAGCAAGGCTCCTAAGAAAGCACCAATTGGACGACTATTCAAACTTAATAAGCCAGAAGCACCAGTTCTCCTATTAGCTGCTATAGTTGCCTTTGTGCATGGTCTTCTGTTCCCCTCGTTCAGTATAATGATGTCTGGTGGTATAAGAACTTTCTACTATCCACCACACCAACTTCGAAAAGATTCTCGGTTTTGGGCACTGACGTGCCTTCTGTTTGCAGTCATTGCCCTGATTTCAATCCAACTGGAATACTTTCTGTTTGGGGTTGCTGGTGGGAAACTTATACAACGTGTCCGCTCTTTGTCTTTCCAGAGCATAGTACATCAAGAAGTTGCTTGGTTTGATGAGCCTTCAAATTCTAG TGGGGCCCTTGGCGCGAGACTCTATATTGATGCTTTGAACATCCGACGCCTTGTCGGAGATAACTTGGCCATACTAGTGCAGTGTATAGTAACAATAGCGGCTGGTTTTTCCATAGCATTTGCTTCTGACTGGAAACTCACGCTGATCGTCATATGTGTGATTCCCGTAATGGGCTCACAAAATTATATTCAAGTGAAATTCTTGAAAGGGTTCAGTGAAGATGCTAAG GTGATGTATGAAGATGCAAGTCAAGTCGTAACCGAGGCAATTGGTAGTATTCAAACAGTAGCATCTTTCTGTGCAGAGAAGAGGGTAATTACATCATACATCCAAAAATGCCAAGCTTCAATGAAACATGGCATTAGAAGTGGAATGGTTGGAGGCCTTGGTTTCAGTTTATCAAACTTAATTATGTATCTCACATATGCTCTTTGTTTCTATGTTGGTGCACTGTTCGTACACGAAGGAAAAACAACTTTTAAAGACGTTTTTAGG GTCTATTTTGCTCTGATTTTCACAGCTTTTGGAGTTTCCCAAACAAGTGCAACGGCAACAGATTCAACAAAAGCCCAGGAATCCACAATTTCAATACTAACTATTATAGACAGGAGATCTAAAATCAACTCGACTAGTGATGAAGGCGTGATTATAGAAAAAGTTGATGGCAACATAGATTTCAGGCATGTAAGCTTCAAATACCCATCCCGCCCAGACGTCCAAGTGCTCAGCAACTTTACTTTGGCCATTCCAGCAAGAAAG ACTGTTGCACTTGTTGGAGAGAGTGGTAGTGGTAAGTCAACAATAATTTCTTTGCTCGAGAGATTCTACGATCCAGATTCTGGTACAATCTCACTGGATGGAACAGAACTTAAAAAACTAAAGCTGAGTTGGTTAAGAGACCAAACGGGCTTAGTGAGCCAAGAACCTGTACTTTTCAACAACACAATTCGCACAAACATAGCATATGGAAAACAAGGAGAAGTAAGAGAGGATGAGATCGTTGCTGCGGCCAAGGCAGCAAATGCTCATGAGTTCATATCTAGCTTGCCTCAGGGATATAGCACTATTGTCGGCGAGAGGGGAACACAGCTCTCTGGAGGACAAAAACAACGGGTTGCTATTGCAAGGGCCATCTTGAAGGACCCAAAAATACTTCTACTCGACGAGGCAACAAGTGCTCTGGATGCTGAAGGAGAGCACATTGTTCAAGATGCACTGGACCAAGTGATGGTTAGCAGGACCACCATTGTTGTGGCGCACCGACTGTCCACAATTAAAGGGGCAGATATGATCGTAGTCATGAAAGATGGTGAAGTTGCTGAGAAGGGGAAGCATGAATACCTTGTGGGAAAGGGTGGAGTTTATGCATCGCTGGTAGAACTACACTCCAAGTCAGCATAA
- the LOC103651302 gene encoding ABC transporter B family member 4 isoform X2, translating to MAGGARHGSEDDAETTTTNEGRRSSDHAAGATTNYSEHKQLVPFLDMLKYADRTDAALMAVGTVAAVANGMTEPLMTVVFAAVIECFGAGDDATILHRVSKVIMYYIYLGIGTAVSSFLQVSCWTVAGERQSTRLRSLYLEAVLRQDIAFFDVEMTTAEAASRMSADTVLIQDALGEKVGKYIQLLTTFVGGFIIGFIRGWMLALVMLACIPPSILSFATVSRLRAQISRKRQESYEDAGNIVEQTIGAIRTVVSFNGEKKAIAMYNNHIKKAYKATIMEGIITGLGVGSIFFVVFSSYSLAFWYGAKLIISKGYTGGQVINIVFAILVGSMAIGTASPSISAIAEGQSAAQRLFEIINRKPNIDINDTSGIVLEDIEGDVELKDVFFRYPARPEQLILDGLCLQVPSGTTMAIVGESGSGKSTVISMVERFYDPQAGEVLVDGVNIKSLQLQWLRGKISLVSQEPLLFMTSIKDNITYGKADATIEEIKRAAELANAATFIEKLPDAYETTVGQHGSQLSGGQKQRIAIARAILKNPKILLLDEATSALDVESERVVQEALNRIMVGRTTLIVAHRLSTIRSADCIAVVHQGKVVERGVHDKLIKDPDGAYSQLIRLQQAHATERHEVPDTDVSGSIYKSRSLPLEQSTGRDSPRNKGHHSFTKTTGLSKELNRQDFTDRQEDQEHGNSKAPKKAPIGRLFKLNKPEAPVLLLAAIVAFVHGLLFPSFSIMMSGVIALISIQLEYFLFGVAGGKLIQRVRSLSFQSIVHQEVAWFDEPSNSSGALGARLYIDALNIRRLVGDNLAILVQCIVTIAAGFSIAFASDWKLTLIVICVIPVMGSQNYIQVKFLKGFSEDAKVMYEDASQVVTEAIGSIQTVASFCAEKRVITSYIQKCQASMKHGIRSGMVGGLGFSLSNLIMYLTYALCFYVGALFVHEGKTTFKDVFRVYFALIFTAFGVSQTSATATDSTKAQESTISILTIIDRRSKINSTSDEGVIIEKVDGNIDFRHVSFKYPSRPDVQVLSNFTLAIPARKTVALVGESGSGKSTIISLLERFYDPDSGTISLDGTELKKLKLSWLRDQTGLVSQEPVLFNNTIRTNIAYGKQGEVREDEIVAAAKAANAHEFISSLPQGYSTIVGERGTQLSGGQKQRVAIARAILKDPKILLLDEATSALDAEGEHIVQDALDQVMVSRTTIVVAHRLSTIKGADMIVVMKDGEVAEKGKHEYLVGKGGVYASLVELHSKSA from the exons AGGTGTCATGCTGGACGGTGGCTGGAGAAAGGCAGTCAACACGGTTGCGGTCATTATACCTTGAAGCTGTGCTGAGGCAAGACATTGCATTCTTTGACGTGGAGATGACAACTGCAGAAGCAGCCTCAAGAATGTCTGCGGACACTGTACTCATCCAAGACGCCCTCGGTGAGAAG GTAGGGAAGTACATACAGCTTTTGACAACCTTCGTCGGTGGCTTTATCATCGGATTCATTAGAGGCTGGATGCTGGCCCTTGTTATGCTCGCGTGCATACCTCCAAGCATTTTATCCTTTGCAACAGTCTCCCGGTTGCGAGCTCAAATATCTCGAAAGAGGCAAGAATCATATGAAGATGCAGGGAATATTGTCGAGCAAACCATTGGAGCAATAAGAACA GTTGTATCTTTCAATGGAGAGAAGAAAGCAATTGCAATGTACAACAATCACATAAAAAAGGCATACAAGGCTACAATCATGGAAGGGATCATCACTGGTCTTGGAGTAGGCTCCATATTTTTTGTTGTCTTCAGCAGTTACTCTCTAGCTTTCTGGTATGGTGCCAAGTTAATCATCAGCAAAGGATATACTGGAGGGCAGGTCATCAATATCGTATTTGCAATCTTAGTTGGCTCAAT GGCTATAGGTACTGCATCACCATCTATTTCTGCAATTGCAGAAGGGCAGTCTGCAGCACAAAGATTGTTTGAGATTATCAACAGAAAACCAAATATTGACATTAACGACACTTCCGGAATAGTATTAGAAGATATCGAGGGAGATGTTGAGCTCAAGGATGTGTTCTTTAGGTACCCTGCAAGGCCTGAGCAGTTGATACTTGATGGCCTGTGCCTGCAAGTACCTAGTGGTACTACAATGGCTATAGTTGGGGAGAGCGGAAGTGGTAAATCCACAGTGATTAGTATGGTGGAGAGATTTTATGACCCACAGGCTGGTGAAGTGTTGGTAGATGGAGTCAACATCAAAAGTCTGCAACTCCAATGGTTAAGAGGAAAGATAAGTCTTGTCAGCCAAGAACCATTGCTTTTTATGACCTCCATCAAGGATAACATAACCTATGGTAAAGCGGATGCTACAATTGAAGAGATCAAGAGAGCAGCTgagcttgcaaatgcagcaacctTCATTGAAAAGCTGCCTGAC GCATATGAGACAACGGTAGGTCAGCATGGTTCTCAGCTTTCTGGGGGGCAAAAGCAAAGGATTGCCATCGCAAGAGCAATCCTCAAAAATCCCAAAATTCTTCTTTTGGACGAAGCCACAAGTGCTTTAGATGTAGAGTCTGAAAGGGTAGTTCAAGAAGCACTAAATAGGATAATGGTAGGGAGAACTACACTCATTGTTGCTCACCGCTTGAGCACCATCAGGAGCGCAGACTGCATAGCAGTAGTTCATCAAGGGAAAGTAGTTGAACGAG GTGTCCATGACAAGCTAATTAAGGACCCTGATGGAGCTTATTCTCAGCTTATTAGGTTACAACAGGCACATGCTACAGAAAGGCATGAGGTTCCAGATACTGACGTGTCAGGTTCAATCTATAAAAGTAGAAGTTTACCTTTGGAACAATCAACAGGCAGAGATTCTCCCAGGAACAAAGGACATCATTCCTTCACAAAAACCACTGGGCTGTCTAAAGAATTGAACAGGCAAGATTTTACAGACAGACAGGAAGACCAGGAACATGGTAATAGCAAGGCTCCTAAGAAAGCACCAATTGGACGACTATTCAAACTTAATAAGCCAGAAGCACCAGTTCTCCTATTAGCTGCTATAGTTGCCTTTGTGCATGGTCTTCTGTTCCCCTCGTTCAGTATAATGATGTCTGGTG TCATTGCCCTGATTTCAATCCAACTGGAATACTTTCTGTTTGGGGTTGCTGGTGGGAAACTTATACAACGTGTCCGCTCTTTGTCTTTCCAGAGCATAGTACATCAAGAAGTTGCTTGGTTTGATGAGCCTTCAAATTCTAG TGGGGCCCTTGGCGCGAGACTCTATATTGATGCTTTGAACATCCGACGCCTTGTCGGAGATAACTTGGCCATACTAGTGCAGTGTATAGTAACAATAGCGGCTGGTTTTTCCATAGCATTTGCTTCTGACTGGAAACTCACGCTGATCGTCATATGTGTGATTCCCGTAATGGGCTCACAAAATTATATTCAAGTGAAATTCTTGAAAGGGTTCAGTGAAGATGCTAAG GTGATGTATGAAGATGCAAGTCAAGTCGTAACCGAGGCAATTGGTAGTATTCAAACAGTAGCATCTTTCTGTGCAGAGAAGAGGGTAATTACATCATACATCCAAAAATGCCAAGCTTCAATGAAACATGGCATTAGAAGTGGAATGGTTGGAGGCCTTGGTTTCAGTTTATCAAACTTAATTATGTATCTCACATATGCTCTTTGTTTCTATGTTGGTGCACTGTTCGTACACGAAGGAAAAACAACTTTTAAAGACGTTTTTAGG GTCTATTTTGCTCTGATTTTCACAGCTTTTGGAGTTTCCCAAACAAGTGCAACGGCAACAGATTCAACAAAAGCCCAGGAATCCACAATTTCAATACTAACTATTATAGACAGGAGATCTAAAATCAACTCGACTAGTGATGAAGGCGTGATTATAGAAAAAGTTGATGGCAACATAGATTTCAGGCATGTAAGCTTCAAATACCCATCCCGCCCAGACGTCCAAGTGCTCAGCAACTTTACTTTGGCCATTCCAGCAAGAAAG ACTGTTGCACTTGTTGGAGAGAGTGGTAGTGGTAAGTCAACAATAATTTCTTTGCTCGAGAGATTCTACGATCCAGATTCTGGTACAATCTCACTGGATGGAACAGAACTTAAAAAACTAAAGCTGAGTTGGTTAAGAGACCAAACGGGCTTAGTGAGCCAAGAACCTGTACTTTTCAACAACACAATTCGCACAAACATAGCATATGGAAAACAAGGAGAAGTAAGAGAGGATGAGATCGTTGCTGCGGCCAAGGCAGCAAATGCTCATGAGTTCATATCTAGCTTGCCTCAGGGATATAGCACTATTGTCGGCGAGAGGGGAACACAGCTCTCTGGAGGACAAAAACAACGGGTTGCTATTGCAAGGGCCATCTTGAAGGACCCAAAAATACTTCTACTCGACGAGGCAACAAGTGCTCTGGATGCTGAAGGAGAGCACATTGTTCAAGATGCACTGGACCAAGTGATGGTTAGCAGGACCACCATTGTTGTGGCGCACCGACTGTCCACAATTAAAGGGGCAGATATGATCGTAGTCATGAAAGATGGTGAAGTTGCTGAGAAGGGGAAGCATGAATACCTTGTGGGAAAGGGTGGAGTTTATGCATCGCTGGTAGAACTACACTCCAAGTCAGCATAA